TGAAAGACGGGTAATGCTGTCGAGCAGCACCACTACGTCCTTGCCCGACTCGACCAGCCTCTTGCTCATTTCAAGGACCATATCGGCAACGCGCATATGGTTTTCGGGCAGCTCATCGAATGTGGAACTGACCACCATTCCGTTGACCGAGCGGCGTATATCCGTGACTTCCTCAGGCCGCTCATCGATCAGAAGAACAATGAGCACAACATCCGGGAAGTTTGTGGTAATGCTGTTTGCCATGGTCTTCAGCAGAGTTGTCTTACCGGCCTTTGGCGGAGCTACGATCAAGCCTCTTTGTCCCTTGCCGATAGGCGAGATAAGATCTATAAAGCGTGCGGAATAATTGTCCTGTGTAGTTTCGAGAACAAGCTGCTCATTAGGATATATCGGTGTGAGGTCATCAAAGTTTTTGCGAGCCCTGGCCGCTTCGGGGTTCTGGTTGCTCACCGCCTGTACGCGCAGCAGACTGTAATATTTCTCAGTGTCTTTTGGCGGACGCACCTGCCCCGATACAATGTCTCCAGTCTTAAGAGAAAACCGCTTTATTTGTGATTGGGAGACATAGACATCGGTCGAGGTGGGCGAGAAATTCGAGTGCCGCAGGAAACCCCAGCCGTCAGGCAGAATTTCCAGCACACCCTGATCGAAGATGAGTCCACTCTTCTCAGCAAACGCCTTGAGGATACTCATCACAAGATCCTGGCGTTTCGAGAAGCCGTTTTCCACTCCAAGAGTGTCTGCTATCTCCTTTAATTCCTCAACTGATTTTTTTTCTAGTTCAGATAGTTCCAAGGGCTCCAATTTGTAATCACCTCTTTGGGATAGCCTCATGTATGAGGTTTAACGCAATTATTGCCATGACAAATATATGCCGGGCAAGTACGCAATAGTGTTGGAATCAACATAATGAATGATGGAGGGTTTACACCCGGGAAAGTCCAGTAGACAACAATGAGGACTGTTATTAGACATCTATATTATAGGTTTAATACCGTGTTTTGTCCAGTCCTTAAACACAAACTCGTGAATTATTCTACTTTTATTACCCCTATATACGGCAGATTCCTATACCGTCCATTATAATCAAGGCCGTAGCCGACCACAAAGCGATCCTCAACCTCGAACCCGCAGTAATCGATTTTCACGTCGACCTGTCTGCGGTCGGGTTTATCCAGAAGGGTGCATAATCTGACGCTCGATGCTCCGCGCGCGATCAAATTCTCAACCAGATAGCTCATGCGCAGTGTCCAGCCCGTGTCGACTATATCCTCAACTATCAGCACATCGCGCCCCTCGACACTGCAGCTTATATCCTTGAGAACCCGCACGACGCTCGAAGTGTGCCTATCGCCGCCATAGCTGGAAATTGCAACGAAGTCATAGTCAGCATCAAGTTCGATTTGCCGGATGAGATCGGCAAGAAAGATAGCCGCTCCCTTCAAAATACCTATAAGAAGCAGACTCCGGCCCGCATAATCATAGCTGATCTGCTTTCCAAGCTCGGCAACTCTTGCATGCAGCTTATCTTGTGGGATCAACACCTCGGCTGTGCTTTCGCCGGGATCGGTCATACTTTACTCCCACTCAATAGTCGCAGGCGGCTTCGAGCTAATATCATACACAGTTCGATTCACGCCCGGCACTTCATTGATGATCCGGTTGCTGATCTTCTCAAGCACCTCATATGGAAGTTTAGCCCAGTCGGCGGTCATGGCGTCCTGGCTGGTCACCGCCCTCACCACTATCGTATCGTCGTATGTGCGCTGGTCGCCCATCACGCCCACACTTCTTATTGGCGCAAGTACCGCGAATCCCATCCAGAGCTGTCGATACAGACCTGCATGCTTGATCTCATCTACGACTATGTCGTCCGCATGTCGAAGCGTATCCAGCCGCGCTTTAGTGACCTCTCCGACAATGCGTATCGCCAGACCAGGACCCGGAAACGGCTGTCTCCAGACCATCTCTTCAGGCAGACCCAACTCCTCGGCGACTTCCCTTGCTTCATCCTTAAAGAGATATCGCAGCGGCTCTATTATCTTGAGGACCATGTCCTCGGGCAGTCCGCCCACATTGTGATGAGATTTGATGACGGCGGCATTCTTGGTGCCGCTTTCTATCACGTCGGGATACAGCGTGCCCTGACCGAGCCATTTTGCGTCAGTAATTTTTGAGGCATGCTCCTCAAAGACACGCACGAACTCTTCACCGATAATCTTGCGCTTCTGCTCAGGATCAAGCACACCCGCAAGGCGTTTAAGGAACCTCTCTTGCGCATCGACATACACGAGCTTGATCTTGAAATGGTCCTCAAATGTTCGGCGCACACTCTCGCCTTCATTCAGGCGCATCAGTCCGTGATCGACGAATATACATGTAAGCTGGTCGCCTATGGCCTTGTGCAGCAGAGCCGCTACACACGCCGAGTCGATGCCACCGCTTACTCCGCAGACGACCTTATCACTGCCGATCCGCGCTCTGATATCCTTAACGGCAGTCTCGATAAACGAGGCAGGTGTCCATGAGCCTTGCACACCGCATGCCTTGTACAGGAAATTGCGAAGAACTTCAGTCCCCCATGGTGTATGCACGACCTCTGGATGGAACTGCACGCCGTATAGTCCCCTCTCGGGGTTTTCCATCGCCGCGACGGGAGTACTCGCAGTTTGTGCAACCACCTTGAATCCCTCGGGAGCCTCTTCCACGAGATCGCCATGACTCATCCAGCAGACCAGGTTCTTATCAAGCCGCGAGAAGAGTGTTGAAGAATCAATCACTTCGAGTTCCGTGCGCCCGAACTCTTTCTGGACACCCGGCGTGACCTTCCCGCCCAGGTGATAGGCCATAAGCTGAGTGCCATAGCATATCCCGAGTATGGGCACACCTATATCATAGATCGCTTTATCGCATCTTGGTGCGCCATCTTCGTATACGCTTGCCGGTCCACCGGAAAATATTATTCCTCTGGGCGCTTGTGCCACTATTTGAGAAACCGGGGTGTCGAAGGGTATGATCTCACAATATACCCTGCACTCACGTACACGGCGCGCAATAAGCTGCGTATACTGTGCGCCAAAATCGAGGATGAGAATCAGTTCTTCACTAGCCATCGGGACTCCGTAATACAGCAATGCCCCAGAGCCATAGTTTTCATGGGGATTTTTGCTTGGACAACTTTCCTCGGGGGCCATGTCCAAGGGTATTGTAGCAGAACGCTGGATTTATTGTCAATGTTTGGCAGGAGAATTTCGCGGGTAAATAAATGCAGAGCTTGATAAGGAGTATTAATCTTGGGCGACATAGTGCAAAACACCTGCAGCAAAGTGCAATCACACGTAACAAATGCCGGAATATGGAGCACCAAACATGGGCTGCGCTCACACCTGGTTTCGCCTGAACCTTTCACACTCAGTTCCGATCAAGTGAGCCAACTGGAAAGACTGGGCGAGGCGCTGGTCAGGTTTTATCATGGCGCAAACGAGCTTTATCTGCGTTCGGATCAGGAATGGGTAAGTGAATATCTCGATATAGGCAAACCCGATGATCTGGTCCGCCATGCACGCATGCACTATCACAAGCATTCGGTTCCAATAATCATTCGGCCCGATATACTGATCACTAAAAATGGGTTTGTGATAACCGAGCTTGACAGCGTGCCGGGCGGGTTTGGACATCTGGACTGCCTGTCAGCAGCATATGCGGATGCAGGGTTCGATATTGTCGGCTCGGCAAGGGGTATTCGAGAAAACTTTGCTAAGGCTCTGCGTGGGGCGGCAAATGTCGATGACCCGGTGTGCGCAATAATCGTCTCGGATGAGTCGGTCGACTATCTGCCTGAGATGACCTATTTGGCAAACGAACTGCGGAAAATTGGGCTGCGCGCATATACACTTTGCCCGAACGAGGTCGAGTTTACTGAAAACGGGCTATTTGCCGGAGAAATGCGAATCGATCTGGTCTACAGGTTCTTTGAGCTCTTCGACCTGCTTAATATCCCCAAGTCTGAACTGGTCTCTTACGCCGCGCGAAAGAAAATGGCGGTAATTACTCCTCCGTACAAGCACTATCTGGAAGAAAAAATTCTGCTTGCGCTTTTGCATAACGAGTCACTGAACGATTACTGGGTCAAATCTCTTGGTGACGACAACTATAGGCTGCTTATCGATATGATATCGCCAACCTGGATAATGGACAATCGTCCAGTACCGCCGCATGCGCATATCTCAGGCTTCATCTATCGCGGCAGACCTATAAGAGACTGGCGCGAGATAATGGAGGGAACTCAGAAGGACAGGCGTCTGGTCCTGAAACCATCGGGTTTCTCGGAGTTGGCGTGGGGTTCGCGCGGAGTCAGGATCGGCCACGACATGCCGGCTGCCGAATGGACGGAGACGGTGGATATGGCACTTTCCAGTTTCAACCACAGCCCATATGTGATCCAACCGTTTCATGACGGCGCACTCATTGGGGTAAAGTACTTGGGAAACGACCAAATTCGCGAGATGCAGGCGCGTGTCAGGCTCTGTCCATATTATTTTGTGGCAGATGAGAAAGCAAGTCTTGGCGGAGTGCTGGCGACGGCCTGTCCTAAAGACAAAAAATTGATTCATGGAATGGTCGATGCGGTGATGATGCCATGTCGGTCAGAAAGTCAATAAGTCAAAAGTAATTGGCAGCAGCTATGATTTCCAAGACAACCGAACATGTCGAGCGTTTGATGCTCTATGAAGAAGCCATAAGAAAGCAGTTTGAGGTCAGCAATCTCGAAGTCAACGATCAACTGACTGAGGATGCCGACCCTCTGCGCGAAAAAGAGCATGAAGTAGTGCCGGGCATGATCAATAAATATGGCAATCGTGTGCTTTGCCTTATGACGGCTGAGTGCGCTGCATACTGCCGATTTTGCACTCGCAGACGGCTGGTGTCGGATATAGAACGGGGCAAGATCGATAAATCGCACATCGATGCATGGATCGATTACCTGAAGGCGCACCAAGAAGTAAGAGAGGCAATATTATCCGGCGGAGACCCGTTTATTGTCGATGATGACTTGTTCGATTATACAGTCAAAACGATATCGTCGCTTGATACAATCAAGGTAATCAGGATTGGCACACGTATGCCGGTAAGTGACCCTGCACGTGTAAGTGAGGCCAAACTTGAAGTAATTAAGCGGGTAGAACAGCCTGTATATGTCGGCATACATTTCGAGCACCCGGCCGAGATCACGCACAAAACTCTGCTCTGCTGCAAGAGACTCATATCCTCCGGCGTAATACTGTATTCGCAGACCGTGTTTCTGAAGGGAATCAATGATGATTATCAGACACTCCATGACCTGTTCAATGAGCTTCTCGAGATGGGTGTCCGTCCATACTATATTTATCGCTGTGACCCGGTTCCCGGAGCAATGCACTTCCGGGTGGACCCGGCAAAGGAGCGGAACATTATGACGAGGTTAAGAAAAGAATTATCCGGCCTGGCATGTCCGACTTACGTAATCGATGCGCCAAACGGCAGCGGCAAAATCCCAGTACCTCTCGAGTTTTGGGACATGGACACAACTACGTATACAGACTTTGAAAACAGAGAACACAAAATTGTGGAATAACAGGTTAGCCTGCATTATTTACGAGGAACGTGAATAATGCTCTCTGAGATCCGAATTATGCGCTTTCCGCATAATTCGGATTGGTCGTATAAAAATCAATATAATACTGAAAAAGGAAGGAATTGTCGACAATGCAATCAGACCAATTGCACTACAGACGGGGATTTACGCTGATCGAAGTGTTGCTGGCTGTAGCCATAATCGGCATACTGCTTACGATTGGCATTCCGAACTTCCTGAAGGCACGCACGAGTTCTCATACAAAAACATGCCTGACAAACTTGTGGCACATTTCCCATGCAAAGGAAGAATATGCTGCTGAAGAAAAACTCAGCAATGGTCAATCGGTTGAGTGGAACGATCTTGTCCCTGCTCTATTGAAATCAAAACCATCATGCCCTGCAAGCGGCGAATACACAATTGGAAAAGTTGGCGAAACTCCACAATGTAACATTGATGAGCATGTCTTGCCATAGCCTACAGATAGACTGTACAAACAAGGAGCCGGAGACAATTCATCCGGCTCATCTTCTCTCCCTCTCTCCTTTAATGACTTGCATTTAGCGTCTTTTCCGCAAAAACGCAAATCCGCCCAAAGCAGTCAGCAGTGCGATAATGCTGCTTGGTTCGGGAATTACCATCCCAAGAGTATCGCCGCTTGAAGGAAGCCCACCAGAAAGAGTGACTTCAACTACTTTGTATGAATAGAATGAGTCATACCAGAATTTTACGGTGTTTCCAACACCAACATTACCATTCACCCACAACACAGAGTTACTGCTCACTGCATTGCTAAAAACATGGTCGCTTCCCTGGTTTGTAAAAGCCAGGTTATCTCTATTGGCCACACTGAACTCTGTCAGCGCCTCACCACTCATATATGTCGACTGCTGAAAGTCCAACGTGTATTCATAATGGTATGAACCATCTATATTGGTTGTCACCTGTGCCGTTAGATTGTTTGAGTAATCGATAAACGAATCACCCAAACTCAGACTCACTACACTCTGATACGGATTTTGAGGCTGAGCTATTCCGACAGCGCCTGAAACAATAACGAGAGCACATATTATTAAAGCGAATCTGATACTTCTCCTCATGCTCAACCCTCCTTTATGAGGTTGCATCCTGCTGCACGTGGAAAACTTCATTCGCGCAACGATTGATTATTTGCGGCGTCTGATAATCAGTGACCCTGTCCCTACAATTCCAAATACAAGAGCCATCAAAGAACTCGGCTCAGGTATCATATCACCCATTCCAAGTGTTTTTCCTATTGCTGCAGATCCGCCGTCTACTGCATAGCAATATACATCGATCTCCATTGGTGCATAGAATGACTGATAACTAAACGCCCGACTTTCACCTTCTATCAATTCGCCATTAAGCCATGCAACCCAACCACTGTTACCATCAGCTGGATTATCGAACTTGCTTGCGTCATAAGGTGTATTATCGGCATCGAAATATGCAGAATAGTTGGGGTTCTGTACCTTATAAATGTGGACAGCATCCGGTCCGAGGTCATAGGTCAATGTGTAGCTGTATGTGTAAACTCCAGCGTCAAGGCTGACAACAGCATCGCATGTAAGTTGTTTTACATTACCCGAACCAGTTAGAGTGCTCGTTTTCTGGGCAACGATGCCGGCTGATGCACAAACACATAACGCCAGCAGCAAGACCAAGGCAAGAGCAGCCGTTTTCTTCAACGACTTCAACATCATTTTCTCCTCCTAATGTGTGGGCTAGTTGGTGCTTTTGGTATCATTTGCGACACCACTATTTACTGATATATTAGTGTCAATCCCATGCGTACAAGCTGCACCCCACTTACGCCTGGAGAGCGACCTTTTCAATCGATGTGATTGTATCCTTTAATCGGTGCATTGTCAAGTGCAAAAACAAAAAATATTAAAAACCCAGCAATTGTACCAGACCATGGAGCTATTCGGCATTCACAAATATATCCGCTTGTTTGCGGAGTTTGATTATTGGAATAATTTTTGTGTTTAAGTGTTTGCAGCTACTTACTCCAGTAACACATACTTTCTGCCCGTATACAGGTTTTGAAAGGCTGCGTGAGACGACTCTTATGCCGTCATAACCAGAGCCATCTTCAAGCCCGCTGCCATCATCAATATAGAAAAAGTCTTCTTGATAATCACCCACATATGTTACAGTGCCCCATGTCCTGATAAGAATGCCGATATTGCGCAGCCCACAGCCGTCTGTCACACCCAAAGTGTATTCATTAATATCAGACCCGCCGACACTTTTATTCGGCATGCCGAATGGCTTTGCCTCTTTTGTCTGGCTCTCCAAAATTTCTACGCTGGTCGCTTCAATGCTCCTTTCGCCTGATATAGTCGCTAAATTGCCGACAACCGTGACCACATCACCCTCCATAACATCAGTCGAAGAGACAATACGTATCCCACAGGTGCCGTTTTCTTCTTGTATATAAAATTCGGCACCCCCCATTTCGGCAGTTCCGGCGCTAACTACTTTTGCTGTTGCTCGCACACCTTGTCCATCCGGGCTGGGAAATGCATCGGAAATAACACTCAGGTTTGAAATCGGGTTTTCGATAGTCATTGTGGTCGATGTCCAGCCCTGCACGGCAACAGAACTTGCGTCTGTTGCTCTCACGTCAATCTCGTGTGGGCCAACAGTATATTGGGTTGAATCGAATGTTATGGAATATGGAGGGGTTGAAGCTGTGCCCAGGTGTTTGTCATCCATATAGAAATCCACTCTGGATATCCCACTGGGGCTTGCAGCCATTGCCGATATAGTCGCGGATGTTCCTGTTATTGGCACTTCCGGCGAAAGCACTTCAACAGTCGGAGGAGTCGAGTATGGAGCCATAAGTGGGTCTCCTACTATCACAGACCTCCAAAACAACTTTGGACATGCCATATAAAAGCTTTCGGCCATATTGTATCCTTTAGTATATCTGTCAAACAACACCTGAGGATACGTTGCGTAGGCAGTATAAGGCTCAGCCACAAATCCCGACACACCGCATGCGCCATTTGTAATCATGTCGGCAATGAGGGACTGTGAACTTGCCGGACATGAGTCCGGGTAGCCATCTTCCGGCAGGAATGTGCGGCCACTGCTCGACACATAAGAATCAGCAATCCCGCCCGGCGCAAAAGTGTTGCTGATGTATGCGGAATAAGTAAAGGAGCCGTCGTTGCTTCCCCAACTAAAATATCCCATCAGTCCCGTCTGGTCGTGAACAAACAGCGATGTGTCATCATAGACAGTGGGTATACCTCGCTCAGACAGGATAGTCTGCGCCTCCGTAAGCCAGCCATTGAGTAAAGTGGTCGAGCCGGATGGGTTTACTACGTACTTGCGATCAAGCACAATAGAGCCGGAATGCTCATGTGTGCTGCTGCGGTCTATCATATTTTTGATGTCATCAAATGTGTAACCATCAAGTCTTGTAACCAGGTACAGGTGGTAACCGTCGAGATCGAGTGTATGTGAGAAAGCAGTTTCGACGGGCTCAATGACCATCGGACCATATGGATTGTCGAGATCGCCAGTCACACTTGTTTCGCCTGCACATGTCAATATGCTGGTTATTGAAAGTGGGCTGCCGTAGCCATATTCTGTCCCGACCACCTTCAACGGCACACCTTTTGTCAGGACAATATAGTCTATACTGTCCTGAAAGTTTGTGTTTTGAAGAAATGAACGAATGGGCGCTAATATGTTGGTGTCGAACTCAGATTTGCTCACAAGCTCGTCAGTCGAGCATGCGATTCTGCAGACGTTTTCAGGCGGGATATCGCGTGCGTTCACATAATAATTGGTTATGCTGGCCGAAATTGTGCTGCGCTGATTCTGCACAACCATGACGTTTAAACGCCCACCGCCGGAGACGGCCTCAACGGCGGTCAGAAGGAGAATCAACAGGATTAACAATATGTCGACTGTTAGCGTACGGGCTACCGGTCGAACCACTTTTCCGGCCTCCTTCCCACTGTGTTACGCATAACAATCAGATGAGGTCTTGTAATACTCCTTCGAGGGTCCTGCCAGTATGAGGAGCGTACATAGACATTTTCGCCAGAAATTACATGTCCACCACTTGGTTATACACACCATTTCTGCCAAATGTCAAGTTGTAATCACAAAAACAGGTAGTTATACGGATATGTAAATGACGCCAATCCAAAGACAGACAAACTGGTTATGCGTCACTATATTTATCTACATTCCAACCTTGAAAACCGCTATCTTTTTCAGACCAACTTCGGAGGATATTACCCCACTATTTAGGTCTGCTGCGCCTATGGAGTTCTCGGGTAAGTCTGTTTTCTCAGCTTTATGGGCACATTCAACACCCAAATTCACGCTCATTTTCTCTGTCGATGTGTTGTAACCTCTGATTATCAGAGAATCGTCCGACTCAGCTTTCTTTATCGCGCTCAGCACAAACCTGTCATCGCTGTTGTCGACAAAACTCTTCTCCATCGGCAGATCACCATTATGTACGCCGGTCTGGCCGATAATTAGCGGAGTATTGAACTCGTGTGCCTGTATCCAGCTCTTTGCCTCTTGCCAGTCGCCCGCATGCGGATAGATAGCATATTCAAATGTATGCTCGCCGACCATCTGGCCATCTGTTTGCAGTTCGGCTCCCCCTACTCCACTGCCGACTGCTCTGAGCAGTGTGAGCGCCATGGTCCTGGCCTCATCATCCTTGACCTCATACTCCGGCAGCCCTTTGTTGATGAGTGTGAACCCTACTCCTGCGCCGCTTATGTCCACAAACGACTTCTGCGGGTGTGTCGTCGGCAGAGGTTCTTTCCAATCCGTGCAGACCGGTACACTGATGTTTCTTTCGACCACATCGAACGCCTGCTCCGCATGTGATACTGTTGCAGGAATGCCCGTTGGGAAGAGGACACGCAGTCTATGGTCTTTTGCCTTGTTATCGAATATGGTCTTCATGTCGACTCTCTTGGAGCCTGCAGCAAGCGTTACGAACGTCCGCAGTTTGCATGTGACATCCTCGTCAGACCTGCCTTCACGGGTGGAATCGATACATGTGGGAAGTTCCAGGTCTGTCTCTATCTCAAAGACAACCCGCACTGCATTGTTTTCGGCTATCGATACTCTACACTTTGCGCCAAGGCTGGTTATGACCTTGTCATTCTTGGGCTTTACATAATTGTATCCGTCTCCTACATCGGCACCATCCTCAAAGATGAGGCAGGTGGTGTATGCCGCATCCGTCTGCTTGTCGAGCATATACAGCGTGCCGTCGCTCGATACAGTCACTGACAGATATTCATTTTCAGCCGTATCGGGACCCAGGAGCATGGTCGCAGCCTGCCTGTTGGGCGTATCCGTCACCTCAATCTTATAAGCCTTATAGCCGACCGAGGGCACATCATTCACGACAAATGCCACTTTACACTTGCGTAGAGAAGGTCCGTCGGGTATGTCGTGACGTGTCTGTTCGATCAACCATGGCGTCGAAGTCTTCAGGAGCGCGCTCGGAGTCTCTTTGCCGTCCGAGTCCGTAATCTTCAGGCCGCCCAAAAACCATTCTGTCGGGATATAGACATCCGCCTCCACGACTTCACTGCGTTTGTGCCCGAGTGTGTTGAACACAACCGCCACAAACGTGCGGTCGGAGTTACCGGCAGTCGAGCCGATCTTGTCAGTTATATAGCTCATTGACTTCTTGACCAGCGGCTCGCCGATCTGCGTCGCCTGCTCATAGCGGTGCACCATTTCTTTGTGAACCTGGTCTATACTGCAGCCGCAGATAGAGTCATGCGGACTGTTCTGAAGCAGATATTTCCACGCAAGGTCTATGTAGCTCTTAGGATACTCCGCACCCAGGGTCCACGCCCATGAGCACAACGGCTCCACATACTTCTCCAAGAGCGCTTCGCATGCATGATTGGCTTGCTTCAAGTGCACACGACTGGACATCACGTGCGTCAGTACGCTCTGCAGCCTCCATTTCCGGTTGGACCACCTGAGCTCGCCCGCATATGTTTTCAGCTCGGGCTTCTGACTCTTAACTGCCTCGACAAACGCAGGCAGAGTGCTGTGAACAAGTTCGAGGTCATCCATCTTATAATTCGCCAGCTTGATGATATCCGGTGTCTTATATTGCGGGAAGATGTGGTCTACTCCGTCCATAAAGAGGAGTTGATCTGTCGTAGGTCTCTCGTCTATGCAGTCCTGAAGCAGAGCCTTGAGTTCGCCCAGGGTCTGCTTCTCGTCTATGGGTTTGTCATCATGCTTGAGAGTCTCGATCAACCGGTATAGGAAATTGCTGTATGAATTATTGTCCGGCAGCTTGACAGCAAGCACCTCTGAGCCGTCAGCACCCTGCCAGTTGAACTCGGCATCCACCTGGTCTGTGGTTATTCCCCTCAGCAGCACCGCGCTGTCTATTCCGAAACCTCTCAATATCTGCGGAAGCTGTGATATATGCCCGAAGGCGTCCGGTACATGCCCGACTGCCATGTAATTGCCGTATTCATCGCACAATTGCTTGCCCCGTAGCAGGTTTCGTATCATGCACTCGCCGCTCACCAAGAACTCGTCCGGCTGGTTATACCATGGTCCGATAAGAATTCTGCCCCGCTCTATCAGTGCTCGCAGCCGCTTCTCATTTTCCGGCCTTATCTCCAGATAGTCTTCCAGCACTATCGTCTGGCCGTCAAAGACAAAGTATTTATAGTCCGGGTTTGACTCCATCAAATCTATAAGGTAATCGGTCATTTCAACCAGCCGCATTCTAAACTGCTGAAAAGTGCGATACCATTCTCTGTCCCAATGGGTATGTGAAACTACATGAGCGGTGTATTTCTTATCGGACATAATATCTCCTGATTTGATATTTAGTATTTTGTATTGATTATTTGCCTATGTGTGATAGAACGGACGCGATATCCGCTATCCGGCAGTCCTGAGCATTTCAGCCGCAAGCGCACCTGCAGCAGATGCGGACAGGAAGAACTCCTCGTCCTGCTCAAAGCTGCGCCCCATGCTCGACATCTTGATTCCCT
The nucleotide sequence above comes from bacterium. Encoded proteins:
- the rho gene encoding transcription termination factor Rho, which encodes MELSELEKKSVEELKEIADTLGVENGFSKRQDLVMSILKAFAEKSGLIFDQGVLEILPDGWGFLRHSNFSPTSTDVYVSQSQIKRFSLKTGDIVSGQVRPPKDTEKYYSLLRVQAVSNQNPEAARARKNFDDLTPIYPNEQLVLETTQDNYSARFIDLISPIGKGQRGLIVAPPKAGKTTLLKTMANSITTNFPDVVLIVLLIDERPEEVTDIRRSVNGMVVSSTFDELPENHMRVADMVLEMSKRLVESGKDVVVLLDSITRLSRASNLTVNPSGRTLSGGLDPSALYRPKRFIGAARNIEEGGSLTVIGTALVETGSRMDDAIFEEFKATGNMELVLDRNLAERRIFPAIDTKKSGTRHDELLYNDDTLKRVWQLHRLLAALDTAEATELLRDRLKHTKSNKEFLQIVDKTLKSNDID
- the hpt gene encoding hypoxanthine phosphoribosyltransferase is translated as MTDPGESTAEVLIPQDKLHARVAELGKQISYDYAGRSLLLIGILKGAAIFLADLIRQIELDADYDFVAISSYGGDRHTSSVVRVLKDISCSVEGRDVLIVEDIVDTGWTLRMSYLVENLIARGASSVRLCTLLDKPDRRQVDVKIDYCGFEVEDRFVVGYGLDYNGRYRNLPYIGVIKVE
- the guaA gene encoding glutamine-hydrolyzing GMP synthase gives rise to the protein MASEELILILDFGAQYTQLIARRVRECRVYCEIIPFDTPVSQIVAQAPRGIIFSGGPASVYEDGAPRCDKAIYDIGVPILGICYGTQLMAYHLGGKVTPGVQKEFGRTELEVIDSSTLFSRLDKNLVCWMSHGDLVEEAPEGFKVVAQTASTPVAAMENPERGLYGVQFHPEVVHTPWGTEVLRNFLYKACGVQGSWTPASFIETAVKDIRARIGSDKVVCGVSGGIDSACVAALLHKAIGDQLTCIFVDHGLMRLNEGESVRRTFEDHFKIKLVYVDAQERFLKRLAGVLDPEQKRKIIGEEFVRVFEEHASKITDAKWLGQGTLYPDVIESGTKNAAVIKSHHNVGGLPEDMVLKIIEPLRYLFKDEAREVAEELGLPEEMVWRQPFPGPGLAIRIVGEVTKARLDTLRHADDIVVDEIKHAGLYRQLWMGFAVLAPIRSVGVMGDQRTYDDTIVVRAVTSQDAMTADWAKLPYEVLEKISNRIINEVPGVNRTVYDISSKPPATIEWE
- a CDS encoding KamA family radical SAM protein, whose amino-acid sequence is MISKTTEHVERLMLYEEAIRKQFEVSNLEVNDQLTEDADPLREKEHEVVPGMINKYGNRVLCLMTAECAAYCRFCTRRRLVSDIERGKIDKSHIDAWIDYLKAHQEVREAILSGGDPFIVDDDLFDYTVKTISSLDTIKVIRIGTRMPVSDPARVSEAKLEVIKRVEQPVYVGIHFEHPAEITHKTLLCCKRLISSGVILYSQTVFLKGINDDYQTLHDLFNELLEMGVRPYYIYRCDPVPGAMHFRVDPAKERNIMTRLRKELSGLACPTYVIDAPNGSGKIPVPLEFWDMDTTTYTDFENREHKIVE
- a CDS encoding prepilin-type N-terminal cleavage/methylation domain-containing protein, with the protein product MQSDQLHYRRGFTLIEVLLAVAIIGILLTIGIPNFLKARTSSHTKTCLTNLWHISHAKEEYAAEEKLSNGQSVEWNDLVPALLKSKPSCPASGEYTIGKVGETPQCNIDEHVLP
- a CDS encoding PEP-CTERM sorting domain-containing protein, whose translation is MRRSIRFALIICALVIVSGAVGIAQPQNPYQSVVSLSLGDSFIDYSNNLTAQVTTNIDGSYHYEYTLDFQQSTYMSGEALTEFSVANRDNLAFTNQGSDHVFSNAVSSNSVLWVNGNVGVGNTVKFWYDSFYSYKVVEVTLSGGLPSSGDTLGMVIPEPSSIIALLTALGGFAFLRKRR
- a CDS encoding PEP-CTERM sorting domain-containing protein; translated protein: MMLKSLKKTAALALVLLLALCVCASAGIVAQKTSTLTGSGNVKQLTCDAVVSLDAGVYTYSYTLTYDLGPDAVHIYKVQNPNYSAYFDADNTPYDASKFDNPADGNSGWVAWLNGELIEGESRAFSYQSFYAPMEIDVYCYAVDGGSAAIGKTLGMGDMIPEPSSLMALVFGIVGTGSLIIRRRK
- a CDS encoding TIGR03790 family protein, which produces MVRPVARTLTVDILLILLILLLTAVEAVSGGGRLNVMVVQNQRSTISASITNYYVNARDIPPENVCRIACSTDELVSKSEFDTNILAPIRSFLQNTNFQDSIDYIVLTKGVPLKVVGTEYGYGSPLSITSILTCAGETSVTGDLDNPYGPMVIEPVETAFSHTLDLDGYHLYLVTRLDGYTFDDIKNMIDRSSTHEHSGSIVLDRKYVVNPSGSTTLLNGWLTEAQTILSERGIPTVYDDTSLFVHDQTGLMGYFSWGSNDGSFTYSAYISNTFAPGGIADSYVSSSGRTFLPEDGYPDSCPASSQSLIADMITNGACGVSGFVAEPYTAYATYPQVLFDRYTKGYNMAESFYMACPKLFWRSVIVGDPLMAPYSTPPTVEVLSPEVPITGTSATISAMAASPSGISRVDFYMDDKHLGTASTPPYSITFDSTQYTVGPHEIDVRATDASSVAVQGWTSTTMTIENPISNLSVISDAFPSPDGQGVRATAKVVSAGTAEMGGAEFYIQEENGTCGIRIVSSTDVMEGDVVTVVGNLATISGERSIEATSVEILESQTKEAKPFGMPNKSVGGSDINEYTLGVTDGCGLRNIGILIRTWGTVTYVGDYQEDFFYIDDGSGLEDGSGYDGIRVVSRSLSKPVYGQKVCVTGVSSCKHLNTKIIPIIKLRKQADIFVNAE